The genomic DNA GCCTCCGCAGATACGCGTTGTCAGCCCTCCGTGATAGAGCCCCGTACGTTCCGTAGGTTCTTGCGAGGAGCCTCTCCATCGTGCGCTTCCGGTGTCTGATCGCGTTCGCGGTCCTCCTTGGCTCCAGGGTCGAGGCTGTCGCTCCCCCGGTCTCGCAGGACGCGCCCGTGCGTCGCATCGAACTGACCTCTGGGAGCGGTGGGGTGGTTCCGGAGGTGGTGATTGGTCCGGGGTTGTCCACCACCTTCCTCTTCGATGCGGACATCCAGGCGGATCGACTGGACCTGGAGGGGCGCGAGCGCTTCGCGCGGCTGGCGGGCGGGGCGTCTCATGTCGTGGTGCTGCCGTCCGCCGACCTACGGCCCGGTGAGCGGCTGCGCTTCAGCGTGTCCTATCGGGACGGCGCCGCGCCCACGCGCGCGACCTTCCTGCTGAGGGCCGCCGAGCCCGGTCAGCCCGTGGAGCGGCAGGTGGAGGTCAACCGCCGACCTCGGACGGTGGAGTCCTACCGGGTGGAGGTGGCGCAGCTGGAGGCCCAGGTGGAGTCGCTCCGGACCGAGCTGCGCCAGGTCCAGGGGGCCGCTCCGTCGGCGTGTGAGCGGACCCCTCCGGCCACGACGGAAGACACCGGGCCCTTGATGGACCTGCTGAGTCGCACGGTGGTGGGCCCGCTCTCGCTCAACCTGGTGAGGCAGCCTTCGGTGGTGTGCCGGGGGGCATGTACGGCGCAGGTCCTCTCTGTCACGCGCTACGTGATGCTCCCGCATCTGGCCGTGCGGCTGGTGATCCAGGCCAAAGGCGCGGAGCGCTGGTCCACCGGGCGTCCGGTGTTGTTGGACCGGCGAGGCCGGGAGGTGAAGCACCGCTTCCAGTGGCAGTCCGGTGTCGATGTGCCCCACCTGTTCACGAGCCTCCTCGTGGAGACGCTGGTGGAGGATGGGAGGCTCGAGGACTTCAACCTGCTCACGCTGAAGCTCTCGGATGCGGACGGCGGGGGACAGGCCTCGTTCGAAGTGGTGTTCTCCTCGTAGACTCCGAGGTGGGCGTGCCGCGGCACCCGAGCCGCGCGCCTCCTTGGCACAGGAGAGCTCCACCGCATGAAGCTTGGCTGTGACGCGCGCGTCGAGGACGGCCCTGGCTTGCTGGTGGACCGCGAGGTGTGCGCCCGGCTGCGCGCCACCGTGGGCCCTGACTTCGTGGCCCATCGCGGCTACGCCGTGGCGGCGGAGCGGGGCGACTGCAGCTTCCTGGAGACCGAGGGCACGCGGCACTTCGCCGGCGAGGTGGCCCTCTACGTGGACGAGCCCGCGCCGGCCACCGCGGCCCAGTATGCGCGCGTGTCCCGCACGGGGCTGTGGCTCCGGGCGCCCTCGGGGCGGCTGTGGCTGGTGGGCGTGGGCGCGGTGTCCGGGAGCACGCCCGAGGACGCGCCGCCGCTCTTGGACGTGGAGGTGCCGCCGGGTGACTGCTCGGTGGACCTCTACGTGTACACCCCTCACGCGGTGCGGCTGGAGGAGGAGGGCTTTCCGGGCGAGCCGCCCCCGAGCCGCTGGACGGCGCCCTTGCACGTGTCCGGGTGCCTGGTGGCCGTGCTCGTGGCGGTGGGCGGGCTGGGCGCGGCCGTGCTCGCGTGGCGCGGGACGGCGGGCGCGTGGGAGTGGCCCCTGGGGCTGGGCGCGGCGCTGTGGCTCGCGTGGGGGCTCGTGTATCGCCTGTCCG from Myxococcaceae bacterium JPH2 includes the following:
- a CDS encoding DUF2381 family protein, whose product is MRFRCLIAFAVLLGSRVEAVAPPVSQDAPVRRIELTSGSGGVVPEVVIGPGLSTTFLFDADIQADRLDLEGRERFARLAGGASHVVVLPSADLRPGERLRFSVSYRDGAAPTRATFLLRAAEPGQPVERQVEVNRRPRTVESYRVEVAQLEAQVESLRTELRQVQGAAPSACERTPPATTEDTGPLMDLLSRTVVGPLSLNLVRQPSVVCRGACTAQVLSVTRYVMLPHLAVRLVIQAKGAERWSTGRPVLLDRRGREVKHRFQWQSGVDVPHLFTSLLVETLVEDGRLEDFNLLTLKLSDADGGGQASFEVVFSS